In one window of Fictibacillus phosphorivorans DNA:
- a CDS encoding DUF1796 family putative cysteine peptidase: protein MKLQDIKKSYSAVISLGSECGPGIHLRRHSLRKTAFPFDWVCSHSLAGMNELIKTKFKKYMKYRNMQKIHSYKPGFVLDDQGVTTGSHSHFIKDLKYNVISVHDFPIVPGQHWMLNYLSFKRTIKQRVQRMYEWFRKSSSLLFIRWSVIDIDEDQLKTETFELEKVLSTCVSGEFNVLMIYPTNKVEQITEVDWGMKHVCVIYVPIQLDPITDNEIWDYLLDGISIED, encoded by the coding sequence ATGAAGTTACAGGACATAAAAAAATCATACAGTGCAGTCATTAGTCTTGGAAGTGAATGCGGTCCTGGTATTCACCTTAGAAGACATTCCTTAAGAAAGACTGCTTTTCCCTTTGATTGGGTTTGCTCTCACTCTTTAGCAGGTATGAATGAGCTTATCAAAACTAAATTTAAAAAATACATGAAGTATAGAAATATGCAAAAGATACATTCTTATAAACCTGGTTTTGTATTAGATGATCAAGGAGTTACAACAGGTTCTCATTCCCACTTCATCAAGGACCTTAAATATAACGTTATATCCGTCCATGATTTCCCTATCGTTCCAGGACAGCATTGGATGTTAAACTATCTAAGCTTTAAACGTACGATCAAGCAACGGGTGCAGAGGATGTATGAGTGGTTTAGAAAGAGCTCCTCCCTATTATTTATTAGGTGGTCCGTTATTGATATCGATGAAGATCAACTGAAAACAGAAACCTTTGAATTAGAGAAGGTTTTATCTACATGTGTGAGTGGTGAGTTTAATGTCTTGATGATCTATCCAACAAATAAGGTGGAACAAATTACAGAAGTAGATTGGGGCATGAAACATGTATGTGTCATCTATGTTCCTATACAATTGGATCCTATAACTGATAACGAAATCTGGGATTATTTATTAGATGGGATCTCAATAGAAGATTAA